TCACAGCTCGACTCGCCCATCGCCATGTTTGTCGATTTACATAATACCATATTTTCCTCCTGGCGTTTGAACAACATAATTCAACATCATTAATTTACATACTTTCAAGTTGATGAGTTCTTCAACTAATGCTTTATATAGCAGTGGATAGCATCGAATGTATGAACCAAGCTAGCACAGAACTATGCACATGTATATTCTGAATACTTATGTACCCATGCATCTCACACGCACGGTAATAGGAGAAGTCGTAGACCGAcaggtcgccgtcgccgccgccggcggcggcctgACTGAATGCATGACGAAGCTGTTGGACGTGTCTTGACGCGTGGCCGTGGTTGAGGAGTTTGTCCGGCTGCCCAGAACGATGTCTTGACGCCCGGCCACCATCTGTTCTTGTTGGCTTCGGAGTTGCATAATAACCTTCATAGTTCAAGAGTTTCAGTATAAACAATCAGAAAGTTGCCAAAGCAGTGGATAGTGCAATCACTCAGCCATCCTAGCTTGGCCCCATGGATCACTCACCGGGACAGGAAGAGTTCTAGACGGATGTGGCGCCTTAGCTAACATTGGAACCACCGGCCGGGAGTCCGTCGCCGTGGACGACGACTGCGGCATCACATAGCAGGTGGATGCATCTTGCTGCACGGTAGACATTGCACGTCTGCCGACGACTAGATCGTTCGGCATGGCCATGGACGAGAGGACGTCGTAGCACCGTGCCACACGGCCACCGGTGACGAGATCGTGCGGCGCAGCCATGGTTGGGGAGTCGTGGTAGCATGAAGCGACGTGGCCGCCAGCGACGAGATCGGTTGGCGCCGCCATGAACGACAGGTCTTGGTCGCGTGGTATCATACCGGCGAGGTTATTCGGCGTCACCATAGACGACGGCAGCAGAAGAAACAACGAACCCTAGCTCATGCGGCGGGAGTTACGTCCGTATGTACAGCAGCAGCACTGGATACGTATGGGTTTGGAATTGGAAACTGGAATCGGGAATGGCAAAGTGGGTCTACGTGCTTTAAGATTGGCATCGTCACGTGGCATCAATCGGGATGGGTTTCATGTCCTTGCCTGTGAGACCCGGCcccatagaatttttttctatatcTTCTCGGCCCTATCCTACAGTATCTATCACACGATCTGGTTTCGGCACATGTACTTTTTGCCACGTGGCACCCAATTAACTTCCTTTAGACGGAAGATAAGCTGAAAGCATGATCCAGCTCGCCAAGATGACacaagttttttctttctttctttctttctttcaaagGACATATTCATTAGAAAACAGAACAGAGATGTAAAACTTTTCCTGTTCGTCCAAAAGGTCTCCAATAAGATGGCCCATAATGTTCTGTGAATCACCATCTCCATCCAAATGGGTCAATTTCTAAATTGGAATACCAACCAATAAGTTCAATGATCCATCATCCCAAAACCTTTCGACATTTTCTGGGCTTAAAGGCAATGCACGCATGTATATATTCATGTAGAAACTTTACTCTGTATTCGACTCAAGGGTTCTAGTCCTGAACCAAACAATGCAACAAGTAGCAAGCTTTCCACTATGTGAAGAAAAGAAAGAGTTGAGGCTCATATGTGAGTCAAGTATCCTATAGGTACAAGATCTTGAGATTGCTGAGCTTGCAACACTTCT
This DNA window, taken from Triticum aestivum cultivar Chinese Spring chromosome 1D, IWGSC CS RefSeq v2.1, whole genome shotgun sequence, encodes the following:
- the LOC123160855 gene encoding flocculation protein FLO11-like, translated to MVTPNNLAGMIPRDQDLSFMAAPTDLVAGGHVASCYHDSPTMAAPHDLVTGGRVARCYDVLSSMAMPNDLVVGRRAMSTVQQDASTCYVMPQSSSTATDSRPVVPMLAKAPHPSRTLPVPVIMQLRSQQEQMVAGRQDIVLGSRTNSSTTATRQDTSNSFVMHSVRPPPAAATATCRSTTSPITEENMVLCKSTNMAMGESSCEPMTPRNKFTDDIDLSLLTLIKEKKIVQLRQSPSRRPRLATRGNQRRRPSSAYTAAPRSAVAGGPAARSRVAPKEGGGGAVSFPSPCQNPSPNPRSGRSRSTTAPPSPAPPPSSTPTALVPSLAGFGAAAAP